From a single Acidobacteriota bacterium genomic region:
- a CDS encoding DmsE family decaheme c-type cytochrome, with protein sequence MLSSRNLTRLGFGLAVAAGLAFSGVVGGPTPLTEAKVSPPAQDAGGYAGEDACLMCHEDQKDKGTAHGRAFNARTPAALQGCESCHGPGQAHIDSGGDIATIINPAKLSPDAASDTCTTCHNRETQVHWEGSQHDSRQIGCLSCHSAHAPVGEPMLKAKDETSMCATCHKPIVNKQMRFNHMPVREGKMECSSCHNVHGSSNVKLLKAGSTIDESCWSCHADKRGPFLWDHAPVSDSCTTCHDPHGSNNDRMLVAKQPFLCQRCHVTARHPPTIYDGYLLQTSQNANKIYGRSCVVCHQTIHGSNAPSGKTFLR encoded by the coding sequence ATGCTGTCATCGAGGAATCTCACACGGCTGGGGTTCGGACTCGCGGTCGCCGCGGGGCTGGCCTTCAGCGGGGTTGTCGGAGGACCGACACCCCTGACGGAGGCGAAGGTCTCCCCGCCCGCGCAAGACGCCGGGGGCTACGCCGGCGAAGACGCCTGCCTGATGTGCCACGAAGACCAGAAGGACAAGGGCACGGCTCACGGGCGGGCGTTCAACGCGCGCACCCCCGCGGCGCTCCAGGGCTGCGAGAGCTGCCATGGACCGGGGCAGGCGCACATCGACTCGGGTGGTGACATCGCGACGATCATCAATCCCGCGAAGCTCTCGCCCGACGCGGCGAGCGACACGTGTACGACCTGTCACAACCGCGAGACCCAGGTGCACTGGGAGGGCAGCCAGCACGACTCCCGGCAGATCGGGTGCCTCTCGTGCCACAGCGCGCACGCGCCGGTGGGTGAACCCATGCTCAAGGCGAAAGACGAGACGTCGATGTGCGCCACCTGCCACAAGCCCATCGTCAACAAGCAGATGCGGTTCAACCACATGCCGGTTCGCGAGGGCAAGATGGAGTGCTCGTCGTGCCACAACGTGCACGGGTCGAGCAACGTGAAGCTGCTGAAGGCGGGCTCGACGATCGACGAGAGCTGCTGGAGCTGCCACGCCGACAAGCGCGGGCCGTTCCTGTGGGATCATGCGCCGGTGTCGGACAGCTGCACGACCTGCCACGATCCGCACGGGTCGAACAACGACCGCATGCTCGTCGCCAAGCAGCCGTTCCTCTGCCAGCGGTGTCACGTCACCGCACGCCATCCTCCGACGATCTACGACGGGTACCTGCTGCAGACCTCGCAGAATGCCAACAAGATCTACGGCCGCTCGTGCGTCGTGTGCCACCAGACGATACACGGGTCGAACGCCCCGTCCGGGAAGACCTTCCTGCGTTAG